One Tolypothrix bouteillei VB521301 DNA window includes the following coding sequences:
- a CDS encoding ABC transporter substrate-binding protein, whose translation MSTSSKTEKLAISELWYTRCPVPTISGVALDLGWLDRTFAKNGISFKSLRAAEERSVRESHYDHKLKGLFREGGNIPAIWARATGKDTRVIGLTWVDEYQAILTLPNSEIAQPADLRGRRLGLPHRIESQIDFSRAMALRGFLSTLSLADLNETDVQFVDINAQQTDLRELGSTNVERSNFYSAEVTALLRGEVDAIYAKGAPGVDLTVEHGFQVVFNLGDHPDPLVRVNNGTPRTIAVNADLVEQHPDLVVQYLVCLLQTSKWAETHAQEVVRIVSQETGGGEEAVRKAYGARLHQRLQPSLSEEWIAGLKLHKDFLLKWGFIPADFDLDAWIVREPLLEAEKLALNLPEPVFA comes from the coding sequence ATGTCAACTAGCAGCAAAACTGAAAAATTGGCAATTAGTGAATTATGGTACACCCGGTGTCCGGTTCCTACTATTTCCGGGGTGGCTTTGGATTTAGGATGGTTAGATCGGACTTTTGCTAAAAATGGTATTTCCTTCAAGTCCTTACGGGCTGCTGAAGAGCGTTCTGTTCGCGAGTCTCATTACGATCACAAACTCAAAGGGTTGTTTCGCGAGGGCGGTAATATTCCGGCGATTTGGGCTCGGGCTACTGGGAAGGATACCCGCGTTATTGGCTTAACCTGGGTAGATGAATACCAAGCAATCCTCACTCTACCAAATTCAGAAATAGCTCAGCCAGCAGATTTGCGGGGGCGGAGGTTGGGATTACCACATCGGATTGAAAGTCAAATAGACTTCTCCAGAGCAATGGCTTTGCGGGGTTTCTTGAGCACTCTGTCGCTAGCTGATTTAAATGAAACTGATGTTCAATTTGTAGATATCAACGCCCAGCAAACAGACTTACGAGAACTGGGAAGTACTAACGTAGAGCGGAGTAATTTTTATTCTGCAGAAGTTACAGCCTTACTGCGAGGTGAGGTAGATGCTATCTATGCTAAAGGTGCTCCTGGTGTGGATTTAACTGTCGAACATGGTTTTCAAGTTGTCTTCAATTTAGGAGATCATCCCGATCCTCTGGTGCGCGTGAACAACGGTACTCCCAGAACGATCGCAGTTAATGCGGATCTTGTAGAACAGCATCCAGATTTGGTGGTTCAGTACTTAGTGTGTCTTTTGCAAACCTCAAAATGGGCGGAAACTCATGCTCAAGAGGTGGTTAGAATTGTCTCACAGGAAACAGGGGGCGGTGAAGAAGCAGTTCGGAAAGCCTATGGAGCCAGGTTGCATCAACGCTTGCAACCAAGTTTATCAGAGGAATGGATTGCCGGACTTAAGTTACATAAAGACTTTCTTTTGAAGTGGGGATTTATCCCAGCAGATTTCGATCTTGATGCTTGGATTGTTCGAGAGCCCTTGCTCGAAGCTGAGAAATTAGCCTTGAATCTCCCGGAACCTGTTTTTGCCTAA
- a CDS encoding LLM class flavin-dependent oxidoreductase, with amino-acid sequence MEVLWYLTAPDGPYPWNKKGARKIDYAYMQQLARGIDHLGYSGALLATGVHDTWVLGSSLIPFTERMRFLVAVHPGLLSPTLFAKMAATFDQFSKGRLLINIINGTSNTMAAYGLHLSHDERYSHCDEYLTVWRRLMAGETVDFEGKYINVKQAKIGIPTVQSPYPPLWFGGSSDAALEVAAKHIDTYLTWGETPPQIAERVATMRSLAAKYGRTLRFGIRLYVIVRETEEEAWKAADWLLQHMDRESVMNIQKMLNSGDSVGQQRMLKFHSGQIPQNVKDLEIYPNLWAGLGLVRPGPGTAVVGDPKTVAARLQEYADIGIETFIISGIPLIEEAYRVADLLLPLLPISRPGDNQTPINVHVPTWSSIRETVGAISSAKDIAESAKELG; translated from the coding sequence ATGGAAGTTCTTTGGTATTTAACTGCACCAGATGGTCCATATCCTTGGAATAAAAAGGGAGCACGCAAAATTGATTATGCATATATGCAGCAGTTAGCGCGGGGAATTGACCACCTGGGTTACTCTGGCGCACTCCTAGCAACGGGCGTACACGATACCTGGGTATTAGGTTCCTCACTGATTCCGTTTACGGAACGGATGCGCTTTCTGGTTGCCGTACATCCTGGTTTGTTATCGCCTACTTTGTTTGCTAAGATGGCGGCGACTTTCGACCAGTTTTCTAAGGGTCGGTTATTAATCAATATTATCAACGGTACATCCAATACAATGGCTGCTTATGGCTTGCATCTTTCCCACGATGAGCGCTACAGCCACTGTGATGAATACCTTACAGTTTGGCGCAGGCTAATGGCTGGGGAAACTGTAGACTTTGAAGGAAAGTATATTAACGTCAAGCAAGCTAAGATAGGAATACCTACAGTACAATCGCCCTATCCTCCCTTATGGTTTGGTGGTTCGTCTGATGCAGCCTTGGAAGTTGCAGCCAAACATATAGATACTTACTTAACTTGGGGTGAAACTCCACCCCAAATTGCTGAACGAGTCGCAACAATGCGATCGCTCGCAGCGAAATACGGTCGCACTTTGCGATTTGGAATTCGCCTCTATGTAATTGTTCGAGAAACTGAGGAGGAAGCTTGGAAGGCTGCTGACTGGTTACTTCAGCATATGGATCGAGAATCAGTGATGAATATACAAAAAATGCTGAATAGCGGTGACTCAGTCGGGCAACAACGAATGTTAAAGTTTCATAGCGGTCAGATTCCTCAGAACGTTAAAGACTTAGAAATTTACCCCAACCTCTGGGCGGGTTTGGGTTTGGTGCGTCCCGGTCCCGGTACTGCCGTAGTGGGCGATCCTAAGACTGTTGCTGCTCGCCTCCAAGAATACGCCGATATTGGTATTGAAACTTTCATCATCTCGGGTATTCCTCTGATTGAAGAAGCTTATCGAGTTGCCGATTTATTGTTGCCACTCCTGCCAATTTCTCGACCGGGCGATAACCAAACTCCTATCAATGTTCATGTTCCTACCTGGAGCAGTATCAGAGAAACTGTAGGGGCTATTTCCTCTGCTAAAGACATTGCTGAATCTGCCAAAGAACTGGGTTGA